In Pararhizobium sp. A13, the genomic stretch AGTCCTCAAAGTGCTGCATTGGCTTCCGGAATACCTCTGGCCGTGGAACGCATTCCATATGGCGACCGCCCTCGCCTATTGGTATCTGGTCGTTCCCGATGTCGAGACGATCAAGACATTGAGCTGGGGCTGGCCGCTTTATCTGTATGCGGTCAACGCGGCCGCGATCTTTGTCATGTATGGCTCTATCGAGCTTTTCTACTATGTGAAGCGTGTTCAGGGAAATCGCTTCAAATACAACGTCAAATTTCCATCTGAGCAGCCGTCTGACGTCTTCTGGTTCAAGAGCCAGAACATCGACAACTTCATGCGCAGTTTCTTCGTCTCGATCCCGCTTTGGACTGTCGTCGAAGTGCTGATGCTCTGGTCCTTCGCGAACGGCTCCGCTTCCTGGGTCAATTGGGACGAGCATCCCTACTACCTGGCCGCACTCGTCTTCATCGCGCCGGTCATTCACGAGGTGCATTTCTTTATTATCCACCGGCTGATCCACACGCCGCTGCTCTACAAGTGGATCCATTCCGTCCACCACAATTCGGTCAATCCCTCTCCCTGGTCATCGCTGTCCATGCATCCGGTGGAAGGATTTCTCTATCACGCCGTGGCCCTCTGGCATCTCGTCATCCCGTCCAATCCGATCGTGGCGCTCTTTCAGTTGCACATTGCCGGCTTTGGCGCGGTCAATGGTCACATTGGCTTCGAAAAGCTCGAGATCACCGACGAAACCGCGGTCGATAGCCACGCCTATGCTCACTACCTGCACCATAAATACTTCGAGGTGAACTACGGCGGCGACGGACTGATCCCGCTCGATAAGTGGCTTGGCACCTGGCACGACGGCACCAAGGAAGGTGACGCCCAGATGCAGGCCCGGTTCCAGGAAAAGAAAGCGCGGCTCAATGCCAAAAGTGCCGAGACTCTGACCCAAAGGTGAGTCTCGGGAGGCGACGAAGACAGAAATCCGGTTGAGGAGTGCCGGGTCTCTGTGGGTTGGACATCAATCGCCAACCACCTTGCCCATTCAGCATTTATTGAAACCGTCAGGTGACGGCAATTAGGAGGAGGAAGACATGAACAAACTGAAGCGCCTTTTGACGGTCGCGGTCGCTGCAACCATGATGGCGACAAGCGCCACCGTGGTTCTGGCGGAGACCAAGGGAGCAAAAATCTTTGTCATTGGTGGCAAGGCCGATGACCCGTTCTGGTCCAAGGTCAAGAAGGGGGCCGATGACGCCGCCAAGGTCGTGGAACTGACGGGCGGCACGGTGACCTGGCTGGGTCCGCAGAACTACGACAATTTGGGTCCTGACGCTGCCGATCTTATCCGCACGGCGCTCAGCCAGAATCCCAGCGCCATCGTCGGTCCGGACTGGGTACCGGAAGCCATGGACGAGGCCTTCAAGGCAGTCGTCGATGCGAAGGTTCCGCTGATGATCTACAATGCTGGCGGCATGGATGCGGCCAACAATCTGGGCGCCATGAACTATATCGGCAGCGATGAGCGTGTGGCCGGCGTCGCCGGCGGCCAGTATTTCGGCCAGGAAGGCGGCAAGAACGTCCTCTGTGTCAACACGCTGCCAGGTGCAGCCAACACCGAGGCACGTTGCGGTGGCATTGAAGAAGGTGTCGGTGCGAATGGGGGCAAGGCAGCCCAACTGCCGCTGCCGTCCACCAGCTTCGGCAATCCGACCGCAGTGGCCGAAGCCATTAAGGCGGCCCTGCTGAAGGACCCGACCATCGACGGCGTGATCACGATCAGTGCCGGCGACGGTAACAGTGCCGCCAATGCCATCATGCAGGCCGGCGTTGCTGACAAGGTTAAACTCGGCACGTTCGACATGGACGAAACGGCCTTGCAGCGCATCAAGGACGGCACGCAGCTCTTCGCGATCGACCAGCAGCCCTACCTGCAGGGCTATCTCGCTGTGTCGCTGCTCAACAGCTACGTCAATTTCGGGCTCGATCTGCCGACGAAGCCGATCTTGACCGGTCCGGGCATCATCGATTCCTCGAATATCGACGCAACGCTGAACGGTGTGGCGGCAGGCGCTCGCTGACGTCTCGACTATGAATGTCCGGCCCGGCGGGAATCACCAAGGGCCGGACAACTTCGCGGGTGTCGTCCGCGACAGGCGCGACGACGCCCCAACGAACATAGAGTTTACAGCCCCAGAGGGTCTAACCATGAAATCTCAAACGCTTGCTCAACCCATCGATGGAGCGGTCGCGCCGGTCTCGAGCGCTTCGAAGCCCTCGTTCGGCAGCCTCGTGCGCCGACCGGAAACAGGCTCGCTCATCGGGCTTATTGCGGTCTTCACCTTCTTCTCGATCTTCGGCGGCGCTAACTTCCTGACTGCCGGTGGCGCCGCAAGCTGGCTCAACGTCGCTGCCGAACTGGGGATCATCGCGCTTCCCGTCGGGCTGCTGATGATCGCCGGGCATCTCGATCTCTCGGTTGGATCGGTCATCCCCGCAAGTTCCATGACGATCGCCATCGTGTCGGGCTATTATCAGTTGCCGATTGCGGTCGGCATCGTCGCTGCGCTCTGTCTCGGCGTGGCCGTGGGCTATCTCAACGGCGTGCTGGTGATCCGGACCAAGGTCCCGTCCTTCGTTGTGACGCTCGCAACTCTGTTCGCAGTGGCCGGTCTCACGCTCGGCCTGTCGGTAATCCTCGCCGGAAGCACCAGCGTCGCGCTCAAAAGCGGGCCGGTCGCCAAGTTTCTGCTCGGCCACTTCGTGGCCGGAAAATTTCAGGTCACGATTTTCTGGTGGATCGCCTTTGTCCTGATGATCGGTTTCATTCTCAGCTTCTCGCGCTACGGCAACTGGATCCTCGCTTTGGGCGGCGATCAGGTGAGCGCCCGCAATGCCGGCATCCCGACGGAGCGCCTGACGATCTCGCTCTTCGTCGGCAGCGGTCTTTGCGCCGCTTTTGTTGGGCTTTGCCAGGCGATTCTCTATAACAGCGCGCAGGTCGCGGCGGGACAGTCGTTCATCTTCAATTCGATCATCGCGGTCGTTATCGGCGGCGTGCTGCTGACCGGCGGCTATGGTTCGGTCGTCGGCATCGTGCTCGGCACGCTCACCTTCTCGGTCGTCAACCAGGGCATTTTCTATACGGGCTTCGATGCCAACTGGGCGAGCCTGATCATCGGCGTCCTGCTGCTTGCGGCCGTGCTCATGAACAACACCTTCCGCACCATGGCGCTCAACTACGCGCCGCGCTCCAAGAAAGGGACCCGCTGATGGCAACGCCCCTGCTCAAGCTGACCGGCATCAACAAGTCATTTGGCCCGATCGATGTGCTTCACGACATCTCGCTCGAGGTGAATGCTGGCGAAGTCCTCTGCCTGCTCGGCGACAACGGTGCCGGCAAGTCCACGCTGATCAAGATTCTCTCAGGTGTCCACAAGCCGACATCCGGCAGCATGGAAATCAATGGCAACGCCGTCACGTTCGACGGCCCCCGCGACGCCAGCAATGATGGGATTGCGACCGTCCACCAGTTCGGGGGTACGTTCCCGCTGATGAGCATCGGCCGATCATTCTTCGTCGGTGCCGAACCGACGAAGCGCGTCGGACCTTTTACGGTTTTCGACCGCAAGCATGCCAACGAGGTCGCCGTGAGAGAAATGCGCGAACTCGGAATCACACGTATCGACGATGGAGATCGCCTCGTCGGTGGCCTCTCGGGCGGCGAGCGTCAGGCTTTGGCGATCGCCCGAGCTGTTCACTTCGGGGCAAAACTCCTGATCCTTGATGAGCCCACAGCTGCGCTTGGGGTGAAGGAAGCAGCCCACGTCCTGCGCATCGTCCTTCAAGCACGCCAGAAGGGCATTGCCGTGGTCTTCATTACCCACAATGTCATCCATGCCCTGACTGTTGGCGACCACTTCGCCGTCCTCATCCGAGGCTCCAAGGCTGCGGACTTCCGCAAGGGCGAAAAGAGCCGGGAAGAGATCACCGATCTCATGGCCGGCGGTGAGCAGATGGCCGAACTGGAGGCGGAGATCGAAAGCTATATGGTCACAAGCCCAGATCATCCAAAAGCGGCAACGCATGCGCCGTGAGGCGGCATGAACACCGCAGCGGGCATGCCATCCGCAGGGCCCGTGCTCAGTGAGTTCTCCCAGTCCGCACACCTCCACGTGCGGACCTCCCCGGCGGCCCGGATACAGCTGGTCCGGGCCGCTGGCCCCCTAATCGACAACAGACAAGAAAGTATTCGTGCCATGCCTCAATGGGTGGAAGCCTGTGGAACCGACGATGTGGAGCAGGAAGAAGTTATCCGGTTCGATCATCAGGGTCGAACATTCTGCATTTTTCGGAGCCCGGAAGACGACTTTTACTGCACGGACGGCCTTTGCACGCACGAGAAGGTGCATCTGGCCGACGGGCTGGTAATGGACCATTCGATCGAATGTCCGAAGCATAACGGCGTGTTTGACTATCGCACGGGTGAAGCGATGCGGATGCCGGTTTGCATCAACCTGAAAACATTTGCGGTCAGAGTCGAAAACGACCGCGTATTTATCGAGATTTAAACATGACAACAGGATTATTCGCACTTGCCGCCTGCGCCGAGATGCTGTGGCGCGATCGCCCGATAGAGTGGCGCGCCAGCCGGCTGAAAGACTTGGGCTTTGGAGTTGGCCTTTGGAATTGGCCGGATCATGATCTGGCAAAACTGGAAGCGACGGGTGCCACCTTTACCATCATGAATGGTTACCTGCGTGGCCGGCTGACGGATGATGAGGGCGCGGCGGAACTCTTGAGGACCGCGCGGGAAACGGCGCAGGTCGGCAAGCGCCTTGGTGTGCAGCGCCTCAATCTACACGGAACGGGTCTGGGGGATGGCGGCCTGCCCGTTCAGCCAATTGACGTCGTTACTGGCACGATGTGGTTGAAAGCGCGCGACACGCTTTGCCGAATTGTGGACCTGGCCGAAGACGAGGGCGTGACATTCACTCTGGAAAACCTGAATCTGCCAGTCGATCATCCGGGCGTGCCATTCGGCCGCGCAGAAGACACCTTGGCTCTCGTTTCGGCTGTGAACCATCCGCGTCTGCGGCTCAATCTTGATCTCTATCACGCACAGATTGGCGAAGGGAATCTGATCGAGTTGTGCCGTAAGTCTCTGCCGTGGATTGGCGAAATTCAGGTCGCCGACGTCCCCGGACGGTGCGAACCCGGAACAGGTGAAGTGAACTGGCATGGCATCGCGAAAGCATTGAAGACGATGGGCTATTCCGGTCCGGTCGGCATGGAAGCCTTCGCCGCCGGCGACGCGGACGCCGCGCTCGAGGCCTTCCGCAACGCATTCACAGTTTGAAAGGTAAGCCAATGGGCCTCTATCACACCCGTCCGACTGTCGCTGACATCCGTGCCATGAAGGCGCGGGGCCAGAAGATCTCCATGCTCTATGTCACGACGCTCGAAGAAGCCAAGGCGGCCGCCGCCGCCGGCATCGACATGCTTTCGATCGAAGGGCGTTTCTTCAGCGCAGAAATGCGTGAGGCTGCCGGAAATTGCTTCGTCCAGGTGGGGCTGCCCTTCGGACCGTTCGGTAACCTCGCCACCGCCGAAGACTATCTGCGCGAGGCATTCCGCTTCATGGCGGTCGGCGCAGATTGTGTCTATTGCGCCGCCTCGCTCGATATCCAGAAAGCGCTTTGCGACAACGCCGTTCCGGTGATCGCGCATGTCGGCTTGATCCCCTCGCAAGCCACCTGGACGGGCGGCTTCAAGGCGGTCGGCAAAACTGCCGAGAGCGCCAAGGCGGTATGGGATCACGTGAAGCGGCTAGAAGCGATCGGCTGCTTCGGCGCGGAACTGGAAGTCGTTCCTGATCGCGTCGGTGAGGTGATCTCGAAGAGCACGCCGATGATCATGCTCGGTATGGGCGCGGGAGCCGGAGCCGACGCACAATACCTCTTCGCTGAGGACGTGCTCGGCCATACGACCGGCCACAAACCAAGGCACGCAAAGACCTATCGCAACTTCGCAGCCGAATTCGAGCGGCTGCAGCAGGAACGGGTGGCCGCCTTCAAGGAGTTCATCTCGGACGTCGAGACAGGCGCCTATCCAGCTCCGCGGCATGCCGTGCCTATAACAGACGCTGAGTTCACGCGCTTCCGGGCCAGCATCGAGGCTTAACGGCCACCAACATTATCGAAATCAGGAAGAACAAGCGGCCTTCGACCGCTCATTGAAAGGAATTGAAATGCTCAAAGTTGGCCTCCTTGGCGCCGGCCGCATCGGCAACGTGCACGCAAAGGCAATCTCCTCGCATCCCGGCAGCAAGTTGGTTGCAGTCTCGGATGTCAACATGGACGCGGCGCGAAAGCTCGCAGGTCAATATGGGGCCGAGGCGAAAGCCACGGACGACATCATCAACGACCCGTCGATCGACGCTGTGCTCGTTGCCACGTCCACCGATACCCATTCTGACCTGATCGAAGCTGCGACAGCCGCCGGTAAGGCTGTGCTCTGCGAAAAGCCGGTCGACCTGAGCCTCGAGCGGGCACGCGCCTGCCAAAAGGTGGCAGCGAAAAACGGGCGTCCGGTCATGATCGGCTTCAACCGTCGCTTCGATCCTAATTTCGCGGCGCTCAAGGCTGCTGTCGATCGCGGCGAGATCGGAAAGACCGAGTTGTTGTCTGTGACGTCGTTCGATCCCGCGCCGCCGCCGGTTTCCTACGTCAAGGTGTCGGGCGGCTTGTTCCGCGACATGATGATCCACGACTTCGACATGGCGTGCTGGCTGATGGGCGGTTTGCCGGAGACGGTAACGGCAGTTGGAAGCTCGATTGTTGATCCAGAGATCGGTGCGGCCGGCGACGTGGATACCGCGGTGGTGACGCTGCATTTTGCGGACGGTCGGATCGCGGTCATCAAGAACAGCCGTCGCGCGGTCTATGGCTATGACCAGCGCGTTGAGCTGCTTGGCTCGGAGGGGCTTCTCTCGGCGGGCAACGTCCTTGAAAACACAGTTTCGAAGGCGACGAAGGACGGTGTCGCTTCCGCAAAGCCAGAGTTCTTTTTCCTGGAACGCTACATGCGCGCCTACTCTGCAGAGTGGGCAGCATTTGTGGACGCTGTCAACGCGGGATCGGCGCTGCCCGTCACGCTCGACGATGGCGTCAACGCGCTCGCCGTCGCGGAAGCTGCTACACGCTCGGCCAAGTCTGGTCAGAGTGTGAGTTTGGCAAGCATTTAAAGCGCTGAGATTGGTTGATCGCGGATCATCAATCGCAAACGGAAGTGGCTCTTGGCAGAGGAGACATACAATGGCGTTCACGCCTGGCACCTTACCGCCGAAGTCGATTCCGGAGCTCAAATCCTTGATCGTTTCCGGGAAGATCATACTTCCCGGAAAACCGGCTGTTCTGGCGAAGGCGATGCTGGAGCGGCCGGACTGCGCCGCTTTCGAAAGCGCCGGCTCTGTTGCGAGTAGATGTGGTGTGTCTCAGTCAACCGCGTACAGGTTGACGCGTCTATTAGGGTTTCGATCGTTCCGGGACCTACGGGCCTTGTTTCAAGACGAACTGCGTCGCCGGGCCATTGTTCCTCACACTTAAAAAGTGGGAGATCATGTCCGCCGATTTATGGGACCACGACATCTTCACCGGTTGGGCGAGGATTTCCAGCGCTACTTACCGTATCACCGGCTCGCCATGAAAGCGGCGCTTGGATGGTTTCGACACGCCGAGGCCGACTTCCATCATTAGGCGCGGTGTTTGCTTTGCCAATGTTCCCATGTGGAAGCCGAAAGGGTCCTCAACGAAACCGGAGCCGGCCTTTCCGGTCAGAGTGACGGCGCTGTCTTCGCCATAGAACCCGAGCACTTCTTTCGCTGGGTGGCCGACGAGCAGCGTCAGCTGATGCTTCATAAGCCTGCGGTTGTGGCTGCCGCGCACATAGACATGCGGACCGGCATCTCCATCGACGTCGGACAGATAGAAGAAGAATTTCAGCATCCGCCAATCGTCGAGGTCGAAATGGAACTTGAACGAGACTCCCTTAAAATACGTAGCGGAATGCATCAATTTCTCGCTGTGAAAGCTTCTCGACGATCTGGCGTTCCTCAACGCCATAGAAATCCCTATACGTCAGTGATCGTCCCCGTTTCGCATGTGGGAAAGCGTTCTCGTTAAAGGGGATATTGATCGCGTTGCATATCTGCCTCATGTCCTCCAGGAGGTTTTCGAATCTCCCGACGTAATCGACAGAAAGCTGGCCGTCGATCGAATACATTTCGAACGCATCCGCAATGAGATTGTCATCTTGCGTGAGATGCCAAAGAAAATCCTTGAAACCTCGTGGAGCCTTCCCCGCCTTTTCTCGGTTGCCCTCGTGCCACCTCCAGTATGAAACCATCCTGGAGAACGGATTGCGAACGAAGCAGAACTTAAAATGCTGCTCCCATGCCCCAGGATCGAAGGCCTTTATGCGTGTTGCGCCAGCGTGAGCCGGCTGCACTCCGAGAGTAGCTCTGTATTTCTTTTTTTGCGAAAAGCTGAGCGCCTCTATCCGGTCGGAA encodes the following:
- a CDS encoding sterol desaturase family protein; amino-acid sequence: MDDLKFGTRNKRGDWSPNGRIEVAPFWAWPPKVLKVLHWLPEYLWPWNAFHMATALAYWYLVVPDVETIKTLSWGWPLYLYAVNAAAIFVMYGSIELFYYVKRVQGNRFKYNVKFPSEQPSDVFWFKSQNIDNFMRSFFVSIPLWTVVEVLMLWSFANGSASWVNWDEHPYYLAALVFIAPVIHEVHFFIIHRLIHTPLLYKWIHSVHHNSVNPSPWSSLSMHPVEGFLYHAVALWHLVIPSNPIVALFQLHIAGFGAVNGHIGFEKLEITDETAVDSHAYAHYLHHKYFEVNYGGDGLIPLDKWLGTWHDGTKEGDAQMQARFQEKKARLNAKSAETLTQR
- a CDS encoding sugar ABC transporter substrate-binding protein is translated as MNKLKRLLTVAVAATMMATSATVVLAETKGAKIFVIGGKADDPFWSKVKKGADDAAKVVELTGGTVTWLGPQNYDNLGPDAADLIRTALSQNPSAIVGPDWVPEAMDEAFKAVVDAKVPLMIYNAGGMDAANNLGAMNYIGSDERVAGVAGGQYFGQEGGKNVLCVNTLPGAANTEARCGGIEEGVGANGGKAAQLPLPSTSFGNPTAVAEAIKAALLKDPTIDGVITISAGDGNSAANAIMQAGVADKVKLGTFDMDETALQRIKDGTQLFAIDQQPYLQGYLAVSLLNSYVNFGLDLPTKPILTGPGIIDSSNIDATLNGVAAGAR
- a CDS encoding ABC transporter permease, with the protein product MKSQTLAQPIDGAVAPVSSASKPSFGSLVRRPETGSLIGLIAVFTFFSIFGGANFLTAGGAASWLNVAAELGIIALPVGLLMIAGHLDLSVGSVIPASSMTIAIVSGYYQLPIAVGIVAALCLGVAVGYLNGVLVIRTKVPSFVVTLATLFAVAGLTLGLSVILAGSTSVALKSGPVAKFLLGHFVAGKFQVTIFWWIAFVLMIGFILSFSRYGNWILALGGDQVSARNAGIPTERLTISLFVGSGLCAAFVGLCQAILYNSAQVAAGQSFIFNSIIAVVIGGVLLTGGYGSVVGIVLGTLTFSVVNQGIFYTGFDANWASLIIGVLLLAAVLMNNTFRTMALNYAPRSKKGTR
- a CDS encoding ATP-binding cassette domain-containing protein; its protein translation is MATPLLKLTGINKSFGPIDVLHDISLEVNAGEVLCLLGDNGAGKSTLIKILSGVHKPTSGSMEINGNAVTFDGPRDASNDGIATVHQFGGTFPLMSIGRSFFVGAEPTKRVGPFTVFDRKHANEVAVREMRELGITRIDDGDRLVGGLSGGERQALAIARAVHFGAKLLILDEPTAALGVKEAAHVLRIVLQARQKGIAVVFITHNVIHALTVGDHFAVLIRGSKAADFRKGEKSREEITDLMAGGEQMAELEAEIESYMVTSPDHPKAATHAP
- a CDS encoding MocE family 2Fe-2S type ferredoxin → MPQWVEACGTDDVEQEEVIRFDHQGRTFCIFRSPEDDFYCTDGLCTHEKVHLADGLVMDHSIECPKHNGVFDYRTGEAMRMPVCINLKTFAVRVENDRVFIEI
- a CDS encoding TIM barrel protein, which codes for MTTGLFALAACAEMLWRDRPIEWRASRLKDLGFGVGLWNWPDHDLAKLEATGATFTIMNGYLRGRLTDDEGAAELLRTARETAQVGKRLGVQRLNLHGTGLGDGGLPVQPIDVVTGTMWLKARDTLCRIVDLAEDEGVTFTLENLNLPVDHPGVPFGRAEDTLALVSAVNHPRLRLNLDLYHAQIGEGNLIELCRKSLPWIGEIQVADVPGRCEPGTGEVNWHGIAKALKTMGYSGPVGMEAFAAGDADAALEAFRNAFTV
- a CDS encoding 3-methyl-2-oxobutanoate hydroxymethyltransferase — protein: MGLYHTRPTVADIRAMKARGQKISMLYVTTLEEAKAAAAAGIDMLSIEGRFFSAEMREAAGNCFVQVGLPFGPFGNLATAEDYLREAFRFMAVGADCVYCAASLDIQKALCDNAVPVIAHVGLIPSQATWTGGFKAVGKTAESAKAVWDHVKRLEAIGCFGAELEVVPDRVGEVISKSTPMIMLGMGAGAGADAQYLFAEDVLGHTTGHKPRHAKTYRNFAAEFERLQQERVAAFKEFISDVETGAYPAPRHAVPITDAEFTRFRASIEA
- the iolG gene encoding inositol 2-dehydrogenase, coding for MLKVGLLGAGRIGNVHAKAISSHPGSKLVAVSDVNMDAARKLAGQYGAEAKATDDIINDPSIDAVLVATSTDTHSDLIEAATAAGKAVLCEKPVDLSLERARACQKVAAKNGRPVMIGFNRRFDPNFAALKAAVDRGEIGKTELLSVTSFDPAPPPVSYVKVSGGLFRDMMIHDFDMACWLMGGLPETVTAVGSSIVDPEIGAAGDVDTAVVTLHFADGRIAVIKNSRRAVYGYDQRVELLGSEGLLSAGNVLENTVSKATKDGVASAKPEFFFLERYMRAYSAEWAAFVDAVNAGSALPVTLDDGVNALAVAEAATRSAKSGQSVSLASI
- a CDS encoding sulfotransferase family 2 domain-containing protein; protein product: MILHKLSTQMHTYGRRRLIINYSKKFTFVHVPKTGGSSVALFLAPYLGQNDLQIGTWQECVDAGIRPNSRFYRDVFGPSRIVSTLSSLTRASDRIEALSFSQKKKYRATLGVQPAHAGATRIKAFDPGAWEQHFKFCFVRNPFSRMVSYWRWHEGNREKAGKAPRGFKDFLWHLTQDDNLIADAFEMYSIDGQLSVDYVGRFENLLEDMRQICNAINIPFNENAFPHAKRGRSLTYRDFYGVEERQIVEKLSQREIDAFRYVF